From Quercus lobata isolate SW786 chromosome 1, ValleyOak3.0 Primary Assembly, whole genome shotgun sequence, one genomic window encodes:
- the LOC115952566 gene encoding receptor-like cytoplasmic kinase 176 encodes MLRVEEFNIYQVLIDNKSSADIICLPAFQQIKLDKKKIRPFTSLLDYILNDGVLPQNAVKNKENNVFTGDDKMYFPQYKWLEEEQPKVNQTETPWLIVLMNSPWYNSCNYHFLEGESMRVTYEAWFVKYKVDVREDAAQLHPFILHAALDDVRDLAWTTSAIVYALTCAGTNSKYVSMDGNDFSSTSSKVSSFSVPQTPRSEGEILQSSNLKSFSFAELKMSTRDFCRDGVLGRGSFGSVFKGWIDEHTFAAAKPGTGMIIAVKRLSQNSFQGHKEWLAEVNSLGQLSHPHFVKLIGYCMEDEHRLLVYEFMPQGSLEGHLYRTSDPLSWNLRLKVALDAAKGLAFLHSAKVIYRDFTTSDILLDSSYNAKLSDFGLAKDGPTGNATHISTRVLGTYGYSAPEYSATGHLTTKCDVYSFGVILLEMLSGRRVHDMSEPYGDPNVLKWAKPYLANKRKIFRILDDRIEGQYTMDEAYKVATLALRCLSTGAKFRPTMDKVVTELEQLQES; translated from the exons GACTACATCCTCAATGATGGGGTTTTGCCCCAAAATGCtgtaaaaaacaaagagaataaTGTTTTTACAGGGGATGATAAGAT GTATTTCCCTCAATACAAATGGCTTGAAGAGGAACAACCAAAAGTTAACCAGACTGAGACACCTTGGTTGATTGTTCTAATGAATTCCCCTTGGTATAACAGCTGCAACTATCATTTTCTGGAGGGTGAATCCATGAGAGTAACGTATGAGGCGTGGTTTGTGAAGTACAAAGTTGATGTG AGAGAAGATGCTGCTCAGCTGCATCCGTTCATATTACATGCCGCTTTGGATGATGTTCGAGACCTTGCATGGACTACTAGTGCCAT AGTTTATGCATTGACTTGTGCAGggacaaattcaaaatatgtaagCATGGATGGGAATGATTTTAGCAGTACGAGTAGCAAGGTCTCATCATTTTCAGTGCCTCAGACTCCTCGGAGTGAGGGTGAGATCTTGCAGTCGTCCAATTTGAAGAGCTTTAGTTTTGCCGAACTCAAAATGTCCACCAGGGATTTCTGTCGTGACGGTGTGTTAGGGCGAGGTAGTTTTGGTTCAGTTTTTAAGGGATGGATTGATGAACATACATTTGCTGCAGCCAAGCCTGGGACCGGCATGATTATAGCTGTGAAAAGGCTTAGTCAAAATAGTTTCCAAGGTCACAAGGAGTGGTTG GCGGAAGTGAATTCTCTGGGACAGCTTTCTCATCCTCATTTTGTGAAGTTGATTGGTTATTGCATGGAAGATGAACACCGACTATTGGTGTACGAGTTCATGCCTCAAGGAAGCTTGGAAGGTCATTTATACAGGA CTTCTGATCCTCTTTCTTGGAACCTCCGCTTGAAAGTGGCTCTCGATGCTGCAAAGGGGCTTGCCTTTCTGCATAGTGCCAAAGTGATATATCGAGATTTCACAACTTCTGATATTCTGCTTGATTCG AGCTACAATGCAAAGCTTTCTGATTTTGGGTTGGCCAAGGATGGGCCGACAGGTAATGCAACTCACATCTCTACCAGGGTTCTGGGGACCTATGGATATTCTGCTCCAGAGTATTCAGCCACGG GTCATCTTACTACCAAATGTGATGTCTATAGCTTTGGAGTTATCCTTCTAGAAATGTTGTCTGGCCGGAGAGTACATGATATGAGCGAACCATATGGAGACCCCAATGTTTTGAAATGGGCTAAACCCTACCTGGCAAACAAACGTAAGATATTCAGAATCCTAGACGACCGTATTGAAGGCCAATATACAATGGATGAGGCCTATAAGGTAGCAACCCTAGCATTACGATGCCTATCCACGGGCGCCAAGTTCAGGCCGACCATGGATAAGGTTGTAACAGAATTGGAGCAGCTCCAGGAATCATAA